Part of the Mytilus edulis chromosome 9, xbMytEdul2.2, whole genome shotgun sequence genome, TGTGGCACTATAACAATATGAATCAGGACGCAACGTTGTCAGGATAATATATAACCATTAGAAGATCCATCTAAAGTATTAAGAAAATTTATACTTCAGATATCATAGATATGGTATAAAATCCCTTCAACATGGCAAATAAAACATAACACAGGCAACAAAATGGCAAATATAACATAACATAGGTAACATGGCAAATAATATAACATTGGCAACATGGCAAATACACATAACAAAGGCAATGCAAATTATCACAacattttagataaatttaaTACCAATTTATAACTGTAGTGTAAGAACAAAAATCAAAGGGTTTTGCTGTCAGCTACAAAGTGTAATGCTAACAGCAAGAAAAAATTAATGTATctgtaaaataagtaaaaactgaagatgtctttttttaaacttgCCAAAGTCGCTTCCCCATCTATTAATCATGAATAAACTTCTGTTTAATTAAACTGTATGAAGGTTTGAAAAGTTATTGTTTGTCTTACATTTATTTAACCCCAGACTGTATTTTATCAACATTGTATTAGTTTTCAGTTTTAAATGCAACTATTGTGCTAATGGcttttaaaactagaggctctaaaagcctgtgtcgctccccttggtctatgtgcatattaaacaaaggacacagatggattcatgacaaaattgtgtttcggtaatggtgatgtgtttgtagatcttactttactgaaattcttgatgcttacaattatctctatctataatgaacttggcccagtattttcagtggaaattattttgtaaaaatttacaaaatttatgaaaattgttaaaaattgattataaaggacaataactccttaaagggtcaattgaccattttggtcatgttgacttatttgtaggtcttactttgctgtacattactgctgtttacagtttatctctatctataatcatattcaagacaataaccaaaagctgaaataattaaattatgaaaagaaatgttggttgtatttggcaaaatttttttcttaaaattaccaattcaggggcagcaacccaacaacaggttgcctgaatggtctgaaaatttaagggcagatagatcttgacctaatgaacaattttgtttcaaaaagATTTGCTCGAAATGCTTTGGGTTTAGatatatgagccaaaaactgcattttaccctatgtactattattagccatgtcggccatcttggttcaagGGTGGGGTCATTAGAatagacacaatttttaaacaatataccctaatgatgattgtttaCAACTTTGGTTAAATTCATCTTAGTAGTTcgagaggagaagatttttgtaaagaaaacaaaaatttacgaaaaattgttaaaaattgactataaaagggcaataactccttaaggggtcaactgaccattttggttatgcaggcttatttgtagaacttactttgctgaacattattgctgtttacagtttatctctatctataacaattttcaagataatagccaaatatggcaaaatttccttaaaattactaatttaggggcagcaacctaacaacaggttgtccgattcatttcagggcagataattCTTGACATAAGAAACATTTTCACCCTTGTcagttttgctctaaatgctttggtttcagagatataagccaaaatctacattttacccctatgttctatttttagccatggcagccatcttggttggttggactaatgatgattgtggtcaagtttgtttaactttggccaattagtttcagaggagaagatttttgtaaaagtttatggacgtcggacgccaagtggtgagaaaagctcacttggccctttgggccaggtgagctaatagtATATTGTCACTAAccatatataatttacaaaatctgCCCATTTGTATCAGTCATATAATGAAAATAGCataatatcataaaatacaactgtttaaacattgtaaatgtaCATTTCTAATACTTTGTTCccattaatatatgatatataaaatataaatacataaacatTGAATAACATGGAGGTCAAATAATTCAGTGAattattctatcatttatttATGGCATTCAATAGAAATATTTTGATTCGCACCtttataaaaagttgtattttgtaCGACACTTATAAAACTAGAATTTGTAGGGAACAAATGCTCATTccaaaaaataaatgtgaaagATTGTCAAAAGTttctattttgattatttttcttaaaaaaagacaaaagcaaCCTCCTttgaaataaatttcaaaataaagcaTTAAGAATACAAGACTTTCATATTATTCATCATTGAACTGATGTTTGTATCAACCCTGACCTAAAATGAAAGTCAATAAAGAGAGCATACAAGAGTAAAAGATGATGAATACAcacattttattgtatttaacCTTCattttgtttgagcttttgattgtgccatttgtTATTattaagggactttctgttttggattttttcttcagattagatattttttcaattttactttataTTAAATATCGTAAGCTTTGAACACTTTGATAAGAAAAAGGATGAAAATTTCcctttattgtttttgttaaaagtATTGAAACAAGAAATTTCTCTTTTTACCCCAAACATGcaaaattcaaattgaaatatctcaaaaagtaagcaaatgaacatatatttgtatttgcaATTTTTTAGAGTCAAAATTCAAGAAAAAcatataatctatatatatttacacatagttTGATCAAAAGGCACTATTGGtgtaaacaaattttatatatatattatgtagatTTGATGTTTTCAACAGCAGCCATGATATCTTTCAGATCAGCATGATCACCAAATTCTTTCTCATGATATTGGAATAATATACCTTGTTCTCCTGGTCCAATTACATATACACCTTCAAAAAGATAAAGTATCTTTAAATATTGTACACTTGACTCTATCTTAAAATCAAACCTATGCAAAACTAAAgtagttttataaaacaaataaactgGTAAGTTAGAACTTCTCATTGTAGTCTTAACAAAATTTATGacattaaaatggaaaaaaaactgtttttatttactttttataataaatccTTCATGTTCTTTTgacttatttttacatatttctcAATGAATGAGCAAATCTTCACAatgatattatatatttcaatgagGATCTATATCTTTCTACTGTTCTTATTTatgcaaagaaagataactctaagtCACTAACTTACTgcagctttttattttttttcgtaaTGATATTGCTTAAGAAATCTTCATAAAAAACATACCGCCAGTTTCATGCACAGcaaaatgtacatttcattgacTTTTTAAGAACATCCTGAAGggaccttgaccttatttcatgCTTTATGgtcatataatttaattttggatgtaatgcgtcttctaattggctgacgttattttgtttatcagctcatagacataattttgtcatgtgactgtgacgtctTTAACGGTTTTTCATAATTTACTCCGGtttgaaatggaatttagaattaaatcataagaaatgactataatattttttctgtctattcaaagtcattccttaattgaattttgaaattatacttTATAAGTTGAGAATATTTGATATGTGCATTCATTACATGTAAATTAACATTAGAACCTGACTGATTAATACTTGACCAATTAGTTGCCCTTAATTTTGAGAGTTAATTGTGCCTTTAAAAAAGTCTAATATATCAATGgaacaatagaccactttcgagttcatccgtcaccggaaaaaactcgtcaattatacgcgcctttatgacgtcatttaccagataaagggggtcgcctgtatccctgcactatttacgttcatcaagcgtcttagtgatcgtcattgtgcaggataaactagaaataatggttgttctgtaggtacttaatgacaattccttaatgacagcaatgctgattgtcaattttgagaattcaatttgccgaataattcgtacaataaaGAATTATAGTTTTCCCACCACTCGCTCGacattggaacggaagtgacaacgcccctaaacgcacaaataaCGTTCACTAAAAcaagagtttttgacggaaatgcatcgaactcgaaagttgtctattgatatatatatagaataaccatacattgtctgggaatataaattttattcataCAAGGCTTTGCAACAGGTAGAAAACTAGACTTAGCAGAGCATTTCTATTCTGTTTTGAGCAGTgtataaataaaactatatttcgagacaatgtatatAACTGTTCCAAATGAATTATTTAGGGTaaaaaccaattttttttaatttggagaGGACCGCTTAAAATTTCCATGAACCTGTATGTTTtgttgacgtcataaataaaactctacagTAACAcattttattgctattttacaaaTAAGGGTGCACATGTTCGTTGTTAATGAAATTagcaacgtcgtcataggtaaaatagcaataaacagatatCATTGGTCACCTCAATTCAATTGTTTTTCTCACTTTTGCCGTATTGGCTCAAGCAAGAAAACCAATCTTGTTGAGATAATCAATGATGATCTATAAATATAAGTCATAAACAAGGCGATATAGTCAGTGACTGAATATCAATGATGATCTATAAATATAAGTCATAAACAAGGCGATATAGTCAGTGACTGAATATCACAAAtgaatatacagtcaatgcaatttgactgtgCAGTATATTAACTAGTATGTTACAAAGTTAAACATATCAATTACCTCCTAGAAGTCTTCCTTCACCTATCATGTTACCAGGAATACTTTTCTTTTTTACACGATAGATATTTTTCATGACACCAAATCTAAGAAGACTAAACAATGATGTCCACCTCTCTTTTGGTCCATAAAACTTTttctacaataaaaatattttacaattcaacgttaaagatacaaaattatcaaaGTTGTCCTTTGAAATATGAATAATAGAAAAGTAAATTTTGTACTTGTTGCTTAAAAAGTGTTTTGGAAAGAAGCTTACAAGGCTAATGAATTAAAGGAATACTGTATTTACAAATAGAGAGAGTAAATTTCTTAAAAGTGTTCTTTTACATTAATATGGTAATATGATATAGATGAATACAAAGCAGAATCAGTTTTGACTTTTAATTGAATACAGAATTTCCCTGATTCAAAACATTTGAAGTCATGCCcatcaatgttaaatatatcagGTAATACAATGTGATGATGATAGTCTTTTGGTATTCATTATctaacaataaaaagtaaaagacaGTCTCAAACAGAAGACGTTAAGAGAATTGAGAATGGGGAATGTATCTAGATACAACCCAAccaaaaaagcagaaaacagcccaatgccaccaataggtcttcaacacagcaagaaaatcctatACCCAGAGGCAGGAAAATTTGCATTTAAAGTATTACAGAaagaaatctcaaatattttataaaggactttatcatgctttttttaaattgaaaataaagaagaaataccTCCAAATCTAGATAAACATCTCCTTTGAAAAATGGTTTGAACTCATCAACTCCCAGAGTCTCATGAACTACTGCATGTAGCTGGACTCTATGGGCTTCGAGTTGAGGTAGCAGAGAGGACAGCCCAATAGCTTcctgaaacaaaaacaagaataaTGTCTACATGCAATAACAtacttgtttaaaataaaaaaagaatgaaattatAATACAGGAGACAATGctgtttttcatttctttttttatgttttcttcaaCTTTTTAAGCCACATTTTTAAATCCAATATACATGTTCTGCAAACTTCATAAAATATTGgttaagaaaatattttgaagTCAAGTCAAGTGAAAGATTCTtaaaaaaagcattttatttCCCCGGTTTCTGTTGATTTGGCAAATGGAAAACTAAGACAAAGTCCATCTTGATTTGACACACTGACACATTTATTTTTTGAACGACCTTTGGTTTTCACCTCTGttctatatgatttttttttttatttcattcaactCTAAATGCTTTGCATGCAATTTTTCAACTGTCAGATTGCCTTGACAATCAACACAAATAAAAGCACAAATAAAAGCTATCCTCTAGTCCGTGTCAAGAACTATTTTCATTACAAAAGCTACAACATACAAAACTCTGAAAGTATTATAAACTACCTCTCTGCACAAAGATCATCCTGGTCTTCTGACTGCCATTAATACCACACCATTATCTTTCCATAGATCTGATGCCTGTAACATAGACAGTATTAACATAGCTCAGACGGGAGCTCAGCATAGCTTACATAGATGGTTTTGTATAAACATACACTGTAAACCTGGTAAACTTATCTAATGACCTATTTGAAACCAAAAGTCACAGAAATTATGTACTCTTTAGGATCCTCTTTTGAAAAGTTTTTTGATGTCTAGAATATCCATAAACTAAACTGAGAAACTAAAGCATAATTGCTAAGGCATATGGTAAGCAATCTATTGCTCCCATCTGAACTATCATTGGTTAAATCCAACATTTTTTACTTATTACGGAAATGCCTGcacaaaatcaggaatatgacgaTTGTTTTCCATTGGTTTGatgttttgattttgcaatttggtAAGGGACTTTCTGagttgaattttccttggagttggGTATTTTGTAATTTCATCAATTTAGAgagttgtttttttaatatcaataggTGTCAAAAACTTCCTTATATAACCATAAAAAATTTCCATCATGGTCCTTGTGTTACACTTTTATCTCATATCATTACATAAAATCCACTTTTAGAACTTTCTGTTTACGAATGTCACACAATGCATAATATACTTACTGAAAAATTGTTTTTGGTCTGATCTATTGTCTGTAGTTTAGCAGTCTGTAAATACTGAAGAGTAGCTTTTTCAGTAGCCATGAAGAATTTAGTAGGTAGATTTATAAGGATAGCAGCTCCAGCAGTTATTCCTGCTATACTTAACAATGCTTTAGATATTGACATCACCCtg contains:
- the LOC139487957 gene encoding peroxiredoxin-like 2A isoform X1, which translates into the protein MQNTNPLPVVKDLPFESIDKMEQPLFNLGPECHISNKKDLLTVPEEIIGKKLKEYAIPLKRKAVKRISEDTPQKGKSGKRQQKMSTPRVMSISKALLSIAGITAGAAILINLPTKFFMATEKATLQYLQTAKLQTIDQTKNNFSASDLWKDNGVVLMAVRRPGUSLCREEAIGLSSLLPQLEAHRVQLHAVVHETLGVDEFKPFFKGDVYLDLEKKFYGPKERWTSLFSLLRFGVMKNIYRVKKKSIPGNMIGEGRLLGGVYVIGPGEQGILFQYHEKEFGDHADLKDIMAAVENIKST
- the LOC139487957 gene encoding peroxiredoxin-like 2A isoform X2, translating into MDLAWVMSISKALLSIAGITAGAAILINLPTKFFMATEKATLQYLQTAKLQTIDQTKNNFSASDLWKDNGVVLMAVRRPGUSLCREEAIGLSSLLPQLEAHRVQLHAVVHETLGVDEFKPFFKGDVYLDLEKKFYGPKERWTSLFSLLRFGVMKNIYRVKKKSIPGNMIGEGRLLGGVYVIGPGEQGILFQYHEKEFGDHADLKDIMAAVENIKST